Sequence from the Pirellulales bacterium genome:
ATCGCTCAACGCCAGCGGAAGTCCCGCAGGCATCGCAGTGTTTCGCCGCTTGAACGTCGCAGCGATCGCTTGCGACAACAGCGCTCCATCAAACTCGAAATCGCGGGCCAGCGACCAGACATCAAAGAAATCCTTCATGCGGCTATTGGTCATGCCCAAATACACCATCGCCTGAAACTTTTCAGCAACCACCGTTTCGCGGTTATAGGCCAAGAGTTTGGGTGCCGGAAAATCGAGTAGCGTCGGATATTGAATTTCCGAAGGGCCTGGCGTGATGGCATCGCCGAAGCCGACGTCGACTTGCAGAGGAATTCGCACATTGCCGAGCTTAGCTTGGCCCCGAATCCGAATTCCCTGGTACTCGTCTTCCTCCTTGATTTGCTCGCCTTTGATGCTTCGCACCAAAAGCTCCAGCCCGTCGTCTTCGACGGCCTCCCGGCAGACGTCCTTAAAGACCTCTTCAAAGTGAGCGACCGACGGTTGTCCCAGTGCCAGCAAGTCCAGGTCGCGCGTCGCGCGGTGCGGTGTGCGAGTCCAAAACTGAAACAGCAGCGCTCCCTTGAGCACAAAATGGCTGGCGTGCTCGGACTTGGAGAGCCGATACAGTAATCGCTCCAGGGCGTAGCGGGTCAGAACGTACTGAAAATCCTCGCCGCCAGTGCGAGCGATGTTCATCAGTCGCTCGCGGACTGAGGCAGGTAGATTCTTAGGCTTCTTGCCTGTCACACGAGAGACTCCATGTAGGGGCGCATGACATTTGCCATGCGGCACACCCTGGCTGCTTTCCACAGCTCGTCACTTGTGGCCTTCTTCAGTCGCCAGCAGTCCCGCAGGGCCGCGAGCGCCACATCCAGGCCGATCTGATTGCGGAACTTAAAGCAGTCCGCGACTGTCTTCGCGGGCGAATAGACCTTCACCTCGACACCGTCGATCAGATGCACCTCGGCGCCAAAGCGATGAGCAGCCTCACTGTACTGCACGATCCTAAGCGGTGGATACTCGATTCGTGGCGGTCGCGACTTCTTGGGAATCGCAAACCACAGCTCGTGCGGGATTTCTGTCGTGAGACCATGAAAATCGAGCGCGGAAATCAGGCAGACAACCGCGTGAGGAGCACGCTTTGAGACCTCGGCCAGTTGTGTGAAACGGCCCGGTTTTGCATTTGCCAGGCGATAGAGTCCACGCCCGGGGCGTTCCAGAATCCCCTCGGCGTGCAGTTTGTTCAGGTACTCTCTGGCAATTCCGACCGCTTCCAGGTCACGGGGGCGCAGCAGCCCCTTCTTACGGGCAAGTTTTAGGATCTGCTCCCGTTTAGGGCCGTCGCCAGTGGTCAGATTATGTCGTACCATATAAATATCGACCTACATAATCTTACCACGATTTTTGAGGCCGGGAAAGGAATTCTTGGCGTGGATTGGAGGCGGACAGCCCGCATTCAGGAAGCGGCATCGAGCTGCGCTTGCAGATTCTTGATTCGCTTGTCGATGTCGCGAATCTGGCCTTTGCCGTGCAGGATGTCACCGGACACGCGTTGCTGTTCTTCGCTGCTGGTGAATTGTCCTCCCATGACCCGCTCCCATTCCTCCTGGGCGGCTACGAAAGACTGGATCTTCTTTTTCCGTGCCAGCTCAAACTCGATTTCAGCTTTCGCTTCCTCGACGGTTAGTTTGGGACTGCGGGACATGAGGACGGCTCCTTTAGAGTGCCATCGTCTATTGTAGGCGATCTTCGGGCTAAGGCGGACGAGACCCCCTCCGAATCGGACCAACAAAGGCAGGGGCGGCGAGGGGAGGGAGGTGCGGCGGCTCGGCAACTTCGCCTCCATCGGCCCATCATCATTGGGGCCAAGGGCCTATCGGCCTCAGCGGGGCGAGCCCCAACGATGACAGGCCGACGAAGGCAGGAATGACGT
This genomic interval carries:
- a CDS encoding nucleotidyl transferase AbiEii/AbiGii toxin family protein produces the protein MNIARTGGEDFQYVLTRYALERLLYRLSKSEHASHFVLKGALLFQFWTRTPHRATRDLDLLALGQPSVAHFEEVFKDVCREAVEDDGLELLVRSIKGEQIKEEDEYQGIRIRGQAKLGNVRIPLQVDVGFGDAITPGPSEIQYPTLLDFPAPKLLAYNRETVVAEKFQAMVYLGMTNSRMKDFFDVWSLARDFEFDGALLSQAIAATFKRRNTAMPAGLPLALSDEFATDATKNTQWKAFLRKGTLDANGADLSAVVQFLRTFLGPVIETLPAGQAFTGTWKSSGPWQIGP
- a CDS encoding type IV toxin-antitoxin system AbiEi family antitoxin domain-containing protein, whose protein sequence is MVRHNLTTGDGPKREQILKLARKKGLLRPRDLEAVGIAREYLNKLHAEGILERPGRGLYRLANAKPGRFTQLAEVSKRAPHAVVCLISALDFHGLTTEIPHELWFAIPKKSRPPRIEYPPLRIVQYSEAAHRFGAEVHLIDGVEVKVYSPAKTVADCFKFRNQIGLDVALAALRDCWRLKKATSDELWKAARVCRMANVMRPYMESLV